In Macaca fascicularis isolate 582-1 chromosome 15, T2T-MFA8v1.1, one genomic interval encodes:
- the LOC102132705 gene encoding NADH dehydrogenase [ubiquinone] 1 alpha subcomplex subunit 5-like isoform X2: MAGVLRKTTGLVGLAVCKSPHKTTEPDVKQSEDQLQGVQIKEVILQVENELSLARKMMQWKPWEMFMEEPPANQWKWPM; encoded by the exons ATGGCAGGTGTGCTGAGGAAGACCACGGGCCTTGTGGGATTGGCTGTATGCAAGAGTCCACACAAGACAA CAGAACCAGACGTTAAACAATCAGAAGACCAACTTCAAGGTGTTCAAATAAAAGAGGTGATTCTTCAGGTTGAAAATGAACTAAGTCTGGCAAGAAAAATGATGCAGTGGAAACCATGGGAGATGTTCATGGAGGAGCCGCCTGCCAATCAATGGAAATGGCCAATGTAA
- the LOC102132705 gene encoding NADH dehydrogenase [ubiquinone] 1 alpha subcomplex subunit 5-like isoform X1 has protein sequence MAGVLRKTTGLVGLAVCKSPHKRLRILYTKILDVLKRTPKKAAYRKYTEQIANEKLAIVKAEPDVKQSEDQLQGVQIKEVILQVENELSLARKMMQWKPWEMFMEEPPANQWKWPM, from the exons ATGGCAGGTGTGCTGAGGAAGACCACGGGCCTTGTGGGATTGGCTGTATGCAAGAGTCCACA TAAGAGGCTAAGAATATTGTACACAAAGATCCTTGATGTTCTTAAGCGAACCCCTAAAAAAGCAGCATATAGAAAGTATACAGAACAGATTGCAAATGAGAAGCTGGCTATAGTTAAAGCAGAACCAGACGTTAAACAATCAGAAGACCAACTTCAAGGTGTTCAAATAAAAGAGGTGATTCTTCAGGTTGAAAATGAACTAAGTCTGGCAAGAAAAATGATGCAGTGGAAACCATGGGAGATGTTCATGGAGGAGCCGCCTGCCAATCAATGGAAATGGCCAATGTAA